A stretch of DNA from Nitrosopumilus zosterae:
CCCTAATGATTAGAGCAAAAAATAATTTGCATGGTTTACCAGGAATTCAAACTGGAGGTAATGTTGGTACGGCATCTTGGTTTATCGCTTGGCAAATTCTAAAGTGTACTACAGTGGCATTAATTGGAATTAATCATGGTTGGGAGGAGGAAGATTCTTGGGAGACTATTATTTATCATAACAACAAAGATGAAATTTCTAAAGGGGTAGATAGAAACAGTCCTTCATTTAATAGATTATTTAAAAAAATCTACAATCCGGATTTTAATTGTAATTGTATTTTAGATCCTCTCTTCCAATTTTATAGTGAGGCTTTAAAAGAATTTATTGCACGTTCTCCAGAATGGGTGACAACCATTAATGCAACTGAAGGAGGCTCTATTTTTGGTGAACGGATATTATCTATGAAATTCAGTAATTTTCTAGAAAAGTATAATTCTTAATGAAATATCTAATTGCAAACTACACTGATTTAAATATTGAATTGTCGTCTTTTTAATATTGAAAGTCTTATTTGTGGTACCTGAAATTAGGCTAGATAGTTCACCTAATCATTTTCCATTCTGGGCAGGAATTTTAGCAGCAATTGTTGAACAAAAAGGTGGAGAAGTAGGAATTTTAGATCTTAATGCTCTGAGAGTTAAATATGGCGGTAATCAGGTTCCATCAAAAATTATTGCTGATGAGATTTCATCAGAAAAGTGGGATATTATAGGGATTGGAGGTTTAACCACAACCTATGCCAGAATTAAACAGCTTGCACCACTAATTAGAAAATTTGCCCCTGATTCGTTATTTGTTGGAGGCGGAGGTTGGAGTTCATACAATCCTACAGAGATTCTTGAACTGATTCATGAACTAGATGTAATTGTTATTGGAGAAGGAGAAGAGACATTTGGAGAACTTTATGATCAAGTCAAAAATGGTTCAAGAGATTTTGAAAATGTTAATGGATTGTGTATAAGAAATTCAATTTCAAAATATGAATTTACATCTCCTAGAGCTCTCATTTCAGATTTAAATACAATTCCTTTTCCGGCTTATGATTTGATGGAAACTGAGATTTATTTCAGATTTTCATCAATTCCGTTATCTGCAGATAGTTTTAATTCAAAAAGACGTGTCTCAACAGTTTGGGAAAGGGGTTGCCCTAGAGGATGTACATTCTGTTCGCATAATGGAATGTCTAGAATAGATTTACAAAATATTTATGGTGAAGGAGATAGAAAACAAGGAGAAAAACTAGTAAGAATTTCTGATAAAGAGAACGATACCTTTCAATTACCAGCAAGATGGCCTTCACCAGAATATGCCGTAAATAATGTAAAATTGTTAAAAGAAAAATTTGATATTGATTTTGTTTCAATTTTGGATGAAAATATGACTAGTAATCTTAAATGGACAAAAGAATTTTGTGATTTGTATGTAAAAGAAGGATTGAATGAGACTGTAAAGTGGGGCACTTTAGGGGATGCTCCCAGTGTAGCTGTAAAACCTGAAATAATTACAATTATGAGGGATTCAGGTTGTTCATACATTTCATTTGGATTTGAATCTGCATCAGACAAAGTATTAAATCAAGACA
This window harbors:
- a CDS encoding B12-binding domain-containing radical SAM protein, coding for MKVLFVVPEIRLDSSPNHFPFWAGILAAIVEQKGGEVGILDLNALRVKYGGNQVPSKIIADEISSEKWDIIGIGGLTTTYARIKQLAPLIRKFAPDSLFVGGGGWSSYNPTEILELIHELDVIVIGEGEETFGELYDQVKNGSRDFENVNGLCIRNSISKYEFTSPRALISDLNTIPFPAYDLMETEIYFRFSSIPLSADSFNSKRRVSTVWERGCPRGCTFCSHNGMSRIDLQNIYGEGDRKQGEKLVRISDKENDTFQLPARWPSPEYAVNNVKLLKEKFDIDFVSILDENMTSNLKWTKEFCDLYVKEGLNETVKWGTLGDAPSVAVKPEIITIMRDSGCSYISFGFESASDKVLNQDIQKGQLRTHLQKTVETLKAAKMTPITTFMIGNMHENINDLMETVDFWIENGAEIDPFICTPYVGSPIFYDNKDYLLQQYDTKLKLVAEGHAKVDDKTLQKWKLSALDKFMTECGDATKYTATVSQYFTIPELFALKEFMYKHDTTRMLQMAHQKFDETGLEQWKHDDKWNKYCEVCKAKEELSLKISS